A window of the Natronospira proteinivora genome harbors these coding sequences:
- the sfsA gene encoding DNA/RNA nuclease SfsA, producing MEFETPLLAGRLIRRYKRFLADVVLDDGRHVTAHCPNTGSMLGCRAQGLRVWLSPADKPGRRLKWTWELVQTGTGALVGIHTGRSNALVTEAIKAGWVKALAGYDSLRREVAHPSGGRTDLLLESGDRAACWVEVKNVTAAARGREALFPDAVSARAARHLDHLVDSVRAGERAVLCFCVQREDIDRVVPAREIDPVYTRALARAAEAGVEVLALGARLSPFGICLERQLEATV from the coding sequence GTGGAATTCGAAACACCCTTGCTGGCTGGACGTCTGATCCGGCGTTACAAGCGCTTTCTTGCTGATGTGGTGCTGGATGACGGACGTCATGTCACGGCCCATTGTCCCAATACCGGTTCCATGTTGGGTTGCCGGGCCCAGGGTCTGCGGGTCTGGCTGAGTCCGGCGGACAAACCAGGGCGGAGGCTGAAATGGACCTGGGAGCTGGTTCAAACGGGTACCGGGGCCCTGGTGGGTATTCATACCGGTCGCAGCAATGCGTTGGTGACGGAAGCCATTAAGGCCGGCTGGGTGAAGGCGCTGGCTGGTTATGACTCCCTGCGACGGGAGGTAGCCCATCCCTCCGGCGGGCGTACCGATCTGCTGCTGGAATCCGGGGATCGGGCGGCCTGCTGGGTGGAGGTGAAGAATGTCACCGCCGCTGCCCGGGGGCGGGAGGCGCTGTTTCCGGACGCGGTCAGCGCCCGGGCTGCACGCCATCTGGATCATCTGGTGGATTCAGTGCGAGCCGGGGAGCGCGCCGTATTGTGCTTCTGTGTCCAGCGGGAGGACATCGATCGAGTGGTGCCGGCCCGGGAGATTGATCCGGTCTATACCCGGGCGCTGGCGAGAGCGGCGGAGGCCGGGGTAGAAGTATTGGCCCTGGGAGCCCGATTGAGTCCTTTTGGGATCTGCTTGGAACGACAGCTGGAGGCTACGGTCTGA
- a CDS encoding lipoprotein-releasing ABC transporter permease subunit — protein MFRPYEFFVGLRYLRAKRRNHFISFISVTSVLGITVGVAALITVMSVMNGFEKELRDRILGMVSHASITSYGGRVSDWESLREEIRGDERVLGSAPFIEREGMLARQGELTGGMIRGILPDEEPAVSDVGNEMLEGQLENLAAGEYRVILGSELARSLRVSVGDQVFLMVPEGNVTVAGFRPRMRRFDVAGLFEVGMYEYDRSHAFIHLDDARTLYRFNEGEVGGIRLKLNDMFEAPAVARDIAANLGSGYFVRDWTRQHANFFAALQIEKTVMFIILFLIVAVAAFNIISTLVMVVNDKRSDIAVLRTIGTSPASVMGIFIVQGTVIGIVGTLVGLGLGVALASNVESIVPWLEDVFNTEFLPADVYYISDLPSDLQWSDVTRITGLAFVLTVLSTIYPAWRASRTQPAEALRYE, from the coding sequence ATGTTCAGACCTTACGAGTTTTTTGTCGGCCTGCGCTATCTTCGCGCCAAGCGCCGCAACCATTTCATCTCCTTCATTTCCGTCACCTCGGTGCTGGGAATCACCGTTGGCGTGGCGGCTCTGATTACTGTCATGTCGGTGATGAACGGTTTCGAGAAAGAACTGCGGGATCGCATTCTCGGGATGGTCTCCCACGCCAGTATCACCAGCTATGGCGGGCGGGTGAGTGACTGGGAATCCCTGCGGGAAGAGATTCGCGGTGATGAACGTGTCCTGGGCTCAGCGCCCTTCATCGAGCGGGAGGGCATGCTGGCCCGCCAGGGAGAGCTGACCGGTGGCATGATCCGGGGCATCCTGCCCGATGAAGAGCCGGCCGTGTCCGATGTGGGCAATGAAATGCTCGAGGGGCAGCTGGAAAACCTGGCAGCGGGGGAGTATCGGGTGATTCTCGGTAGCGAACTGGCTCGTTCCCTGCGGGTATCAGTGGGAGATCAGGTTTTTCTCATGGTGCCTGAAGGTAATGTGACGGTGGCCGGCTTCAGGCCCCGCATGCGACGGTTTGATGTGGCCGGCCTGTTCGAGGTGGGCATGTATGAATACGATCGCAGTCATGCCTTCATTCATCTTGATGACGCAAGAACCCTCTACCGCTTCAACGAGGGCGAGGTGGGCGGGATTCGCCTGAAACTGAACGATATGTTCGAGGCACCGGCGGTGGCCCGGGATATCGCCGCCAATCTGGGCTCCGGATATTTCGTCCGGGACTGGACCCGCCAGCATGCCAATTTCTTTGCGGCTCTACAGATTGAGAAGACGGTGATGTTCATCATTCTCTTTCTGATTGTTGCCGTGGCGGCCTTCAATATTATCTCCACCCTGGTGATGGTGGTGAACGACAAGCGTTCCGATATCGCTGTTCTGCGTACCATCGGCACCTCACCGGCTTCGGTGATGGGGATATTTATTGTGCAAGGCACGGTGATCGGGATTGTAGGCACCCTGGTGGGGCTGGGTCTGGGCGTGGCCCTGGCCAGTAATGTGGAGTCGATCGTGCCCTGGCTGGAGGATGTGTTCAATACCGAGTTCCTGCCGGCGGATGTTTATTACATCAGTGATCTGCCCTCGGACCTGCAGTGGTCTGATGTGACTCGAATTACGGGCTTGGCCTTCGTGCTGACCGTGTTGTCGACTATCTATCCGGCCTGGCGAGCATCCCGGACGCAACCGGCGGAGGCCCTGCGCTATGAGTAA
- the lolD gene encoding lipoprotein-releasing ABC transporter ATP-binding protein LolD → MSKHAVIACRNLSRSFTDAGRTVEVLKGVSLDIQSGETAAILGASGSGKSTLLHLMGGLDQPTEGEVWVDGQGMHALKDAERGRLRNQAIGFVYQFHHLLPEFTALENAAMPLLIRRVPTTEAREAAAEVLEQVGLGHRLEHKPGELSGGERQRAAVARALVTRPQCVLADEPTGNLDSRTGGQVADLMLTLNERFNTALVMVTHDRELAARMNTIHELEDGILKV, encoded by the coding sequence ATGAGTAAGCATGCCGTTATCGCCTGCCGCAATCTCAGCCGTTCCTTTACCGATGCCGGGCGTACCGTGGAAGTGCTGAAAGGGGTGTCGCTGGATATTCAGTCCGGGGAGACCGCCGCCATTCTGGGGGCTTCCGGTTCCGGCAAGAGCACCTTGCTGCATTTGATGGGTGGCCTGGATCAGCCCACCGAGGGGGAGGTCTGGGTGGATGGCCAGGGCATGCATGCCCTTAAGGATGCCGAGCGGGGGCGTTTGCGTAATCAGGCCATTGGCTTTGTGTATCAGTTTCATCATTTGCTGCCGGAGTTCACGGCCTTGGAAAACGCGGCCATGCCGCTTCTGATCCGTCGTGTACCAACAACCGAAGCCAGGGAAGCGGCGGCCGAAGTGTTGGAGCAGGTGGGTCTAGGTCACAGACTTGAGCACAAGCCGGGGGAGCTCTCCGGCGGGGAGCGTCAGCGTGCAGCGGTGGCCCGTGCCCTGGTTACCCGACCTCAATGTGTGTTGGCGGATGAGCCCACGGGCAATCTGGATTCCCGCACCGGCGGCCAGGTGGCGGATCTAATGCTGACGCTCAATGAACGGTTTAACACCGCTTTGGTGATGGTTACCCATGACCGGGAGCTGGCGGCCCGAATGAATACCATCCATGAACTGGAAGACGGTATTCTGAAAGTCTGA
- a CDS encoding DUF2062 domain-containing protein: MLRPFAALMTDPGVWALSRRSTAKGFGIGVFCAWLPIPFQTLVVLTLTVWLRVNLPVAILASFISNPFSMGPMMVSAYMLGNWMLQRSPKMEEDSLSLGMILQEIERIGTPLLLGSITLGVITALIAATVINITWQYSLMRQFRRRRARRRLLGIRFRRPKRRPRASKADEPRKSE, from the coding sequence TTGTTGCGTCCCTTTGCCGCCCTCATGACGGATCCGGGCGTGTGGGCATTGAGCCGCCGAAGCACTGCCAAGGGCTTTGGCATTGGTGTTTTCTGTGCCTGGCTTCCCATCCCCTTCCAGACCCTTGTGGTCCTGACGCTGACCGTCTGGCTTCGGGTCAATCTACCCGTGGCCATTCTTGCCAGTTTCATTTCCAACCCATTCTCGATGGGGCCAATGATGGTCTCCGCTTACATGCTTGGCAACTGGATGTTGCAGCGCTCGCCCAAAATGGAAGAAGACAGCTTGAGCCTCGGCATGATTTTGCAGGAAATAGAAAGAATCGGAACACCGCTGCTGCTGGGCTCGATCACATTGGGCGTCATCACGGCATTAATCGCCGCCACCGTGATCAACATCACCTGGCAATATTCACTGATGCGGCAGTTTCGGCGCCGGAGAGCCAGACGCCGGCTTCTGGGGATTCGCTTTCGACGGCCCAAGCGTCGCCCCAGGGCAAGCAAGGCAGACGAACCTCGGAAATCGGAATAA